From Punica granatum isolate Tunisia-2019 chromosome 1, ASM765513v2, whole genome shotgun sequence:
TTTCTAGTTTCTACATAAGTCTattaaattaagtttttttttatttatttgtcaaACTAGATGAAATCTCGTGTGTTGAGTGAGCAATGTTTCTAATTTTCTCAATAAAAATTACtatgttattatattatattgataGTAACTAttagcacccaattttggtccaccggatccagaggggcaaaatggtcattttgccacccgtgaaggaagtatttccgattaattactcgagtattcacgactttttggaaatagcaaatttttctaatttaacaccaattttatgatttgtcaaaaattatactatttggaacgttttcgaatttcgcgtatatcgacgtcaattttcaaaatccgggacaaaattcgagattgaaaataattttatctcatAATATCAAtcaacgaatttttctgagcacgATGGCAGTgtcgaattattttttcgacgtccgatcaagaagacatcattttcaatttgtacgcgcgtcgaattcgaaaaaaaaaaaagaaacagtcAAAAGTCAGAAGTCAGACTTCTGACCGttaccttttctttcttttttccctgttcttcttcttcctcttttcttttctttttttcttcttcttcttcttcttcttcttcttcttcttcttcttttctgttGATGAGCTTCAAGAGAATGATTCGGAGTTCTTCCAGAGTGGAACCATGCAGTACCAGACACGAGATAGATCTTCCAAAGAACAAGGCTCATCCCCAGACACACACAGCCCGAaggtcgatttttttttcggaattcatgcggtcccttaGCTCGCTCATTctccgaaaaagaaaaaccctcAGCTCAAGTTTTAAACGGCCGGAGctcgatttatttttttggggatcctctctctctctctctctctcggtctCTCGATTTTGAAGAAAAGGGAGAAAACCCATAGCTCGATTTCAGCGGATTCTCTCAGCTCGTCGGGACACCCGCAGCTCATGGTTCTCTCGGCTCGCACACCCTCTCCCACACTCGAACTCCGAGTTCGTCCCGGTTCTCACGCCCTCCCCCAGCTCGCTCTCCCGCTTTCCCTCACCTCAGCTCCTCGTCCGGCCTCCAGCTCGCCTCCCACCACCttaatttttacacagtcttaaatttttcttgaattttcaaatcagtacCCCGAaactttatttgaattttcaaatcagtccctgttcttttaaaattattcaattcagtccctggacattttctaaagatacccaaccctttcctacttggattcccGACCGACAACGCATGTGCCCCGCTTAAATATTTTTGTGGCAGTAATTCTACGTATATAACATGACAATATGcgttcttttatattttcccgcttccatgagtcggtgctattttattgattccgttaatattatgcttgtgtatgtttgtatgtgtttatcgtgatcatggcggcaccgattgtgtaaaatatgtatgcttatcgtgtttgacgtgataatgtgctcttgatccgtgtttaaacgctttattttctcgttttaatcgaaacctcacacgaatcggtttaatcatgcaaactcgacctaaaattaaaattttaaattccaaGGTGGTCAGGAATTAGGATCCacatcggacggtccatcaatgatcagCTTGACGGTTTGAAACCCGCAaaatttagagcatttggcaaaacattaattaatttaatctatAATTCCACTAACAGAGTAATTGGgacgttcatgcgattaattaactcactcgaccctaataattttgcacaaattggtaataaaccggtaacacgcgtcgataggttgtAAATAtacgttggtgcccttctcaaaacttgcaaattttacaaaactaGAGGCCTGTAgctcgatgtgacatggatgtctaggaaggacttgtgcgtcttgactcgagacctcacctgatttcaggaaactcaggtcggagcatggaagttcttcttagatcacttccggatagattaatcGATCCTTCGGCTTTTTAAGGTTCTTGACAATCCCggaaggtccaggggatcggttagcgcctgttataggccgaggtggcccgtatCACGTAGTTTCTCTTttccgaaaataattttcacctcaagggcaaaatcgtctttttgcaacttagcgacacccctagggttagaatgagagaaacactacggtatcagaatagggatgggctacatgtctaggcgcaggttcatctgtatagcccgctctatccgaccgataagtttttgttattctagcatcGTCTCGGatagttagttcgggtggattgactcaaaatacaaataccggactaattgtgtacTTGGTTAAGACAAAAACGGGCAATAGCGGGGtaggcactaggttctagGATTTACGGGTGGAATTCATATTCAGTAATAActtgtaacaaccgtagtgtcacaacataaaACAATTCTAAAAGTAACCCACAACCACAATACTTGATTATAGACGTCACGTATGTCAGGtcggaaaataatgccaaatgcgaaataccttctcgaggcgatccttgatcgattcacacccTGTACCACTTTGtctgttttagggtaggatttgcatgccaagataccccggttaataatcggttaattcacgtaaattcggcaataacaaaaccccattgtttgtttatttgtgcccGTTTGTTACATTCtggcacttgtttgttatgcggatcaagcccgatcctttaggatacaatccatacggggtccaacgccccaatcgtagatcacggggtccaatcccctaacactgagcacgtatcttaatttcaattccagtcttttcaaaccatacggtgagcacgagtggaataataaccgaacgcgaaccgatcgggattcagttattgtaatttgtatttcatttatttgagagaacaatgtaagggtttatgttgtacatttattcatgtaaaaatcccggtcgaagaGTGGatggtcggagtgtttcttcgaatttacggtgtcaaaacgcgtaagatgagcggaactcaattaagcggtaattaaattaaaatggcaagcctagataagttagagtaccgatagggcgtgcgaaatataggctcgcatgtaacagaatccccgaattcggaacctcgggtttcgtagaccatatgccttagcaattaggtgtacctcgtaccgctagacccgggtaacttgccagCCCTCAACTTTCGAgtcataaaatggcaagtggcaactccttctcacgtgcgtccatcACACGTCCCCGTGAAGGTGGACACTttcaagccgcgttgcataggggCACGCGCGCGGGCCCCTACaagataaaattcgggtgcgcacagtaaTCATATTATATTGTCATAATTTAGTTTGTATTGGGGAGTATTGCTTTTATTCCTCTAAAGTGATGACAAATATGTTTAATATAGGCATATTGCCCCTCCACGACCTTGAATGACTCAAGTTAGAATCACATaatctaaaatattattttagaaaagaaaaacaattggaaagtatatatttgaattggaaaaaagaagaaacggAATTTAAGAAATTAGCTTAGCAAAATAAGACATATTCATAATATCTTATAACTTGcagtttgatatatatatatatatatatatgattaatatagattataaaaataaaatcataagaaATAACATATGTTTGTATTCAATATTTAATGGATAGTGTGTATTCggaattgtatatatttttaacttCATACGTATCAAATCTCGATTTCTTGGATATAATGTCTAGCGCAAAATAAAACTTTGCGAAACTATACAATATCcaataagataaaataatcatcaattcaaaatatcaaacattaatatttcaatatatttatatagtatCTAACTAATGTCAGAAAATTATTTGCAAAAtagttaaatattaaaataaggaattTTTGGATTcttaataaacaaaaatgcaataaTTCTATAAAAACAActattttggaaaaataataaaaaataattaatatatatatgttcacaaGATATTTTCTCCATGTGATATAGTAATTAATATCGTAACAAAATCCtaatgaaaattaaagttGTTGACCCAAACTCCtaagaaatatataagtaaaattggaTCATCTTTTGtataaaaaattgtttttatgTAGGATAGCATTTATAGGGTCCATCGAATTTCTCACCACTTGAATTTAGAGGGCGACTGGGGGAGCTTTGAACAGTTGAGAAATTCGCATGTGAAAATTcatcaaaagtaaaaaaggaaaaacgcCCTTCATTGGATAACTTACCATTTATTCTTGTCAAACATAGTGGAGAAAATCCTCATGTAACGATtcatcattttaaaaaaaaagagaaacgaTATTCATTCGAGAACCTACCATTTATTAAATCTATAGGGTCCATCGAATCTCTTACCACTTGAATTTGGATTGGGCCTCGGGGAGCTTTAATTATAGAGGAGAAAATATGCAGGTGAcgattcattaaaaaaaaaagagtggagagaaaaagaaaaagagacgAGAGACGACCTTCACTCAAGAAACTACTGTTTGTTACTTGTCGAAGAACTCGAGCAGTATAAAACACATATTTATAGTCAATTAAAGAGATATgtcaaatttaataaaagaaaatacaatATTTAAATACCCTAATAAAAATAgactatataatttatatcgtAAATTATTGGGATGCTCTTATTAGACTGTCTTTCATTGTAAATAATCTATGTATTGGCTGATGAATATacaagatatatattttagcACATATTTTCTCCCTTTGTAAATATTTCATTGAGCTATATACGTATAATTTGTATATTCtattattacataattaattaatcaaatttaaaacaatctatatgagaatatttccttcCTTTATAAGATATAATAATTTCCTTAATGTAAATCGATGATGTGGTAATGTGAGAGAgttccattttttatttttactgatGTGGTCACATGAGAATTCAGCTTGgcctttatttatatatatatagacaagGTGAAACcaattaagtgctgaaaattCAGAGTGATGTCGAGTTTTCTAATTTCAATACTTAATTTAGATAATCAAACATATGCTTAGTCTACTATATATCAGTGTTAGATTGACTCAATTGATGACTGACTAATATCGATTGAATTAGTACTGATAACCGATCCTATGGACGATGGACTAAATTAGAAGAAGAGGGGATACTTAAACATATGCTTCAGTGGGCCAATAATTCGCCCAATACACTACAGGTGCTGTCTATGTACATGTAACAATTTCATAttaatatttcctttttttttaatcgatGTCCATGTAATATCTAGCAGTTCAACGGCCTCAgctaattcaattcgagttgGTTGAcccactaaaaaataaaattttcccaatttgaagatgaaaattttatttaggggaaataattatgaaatcaCTAAATAAAAGGCATATGTAAGAGTCGAGAGGAAACAAAAGGGGAAAAAGTAAACTAATAATTTACCATCGAGAGGTTGATATTATATCAAATcatatcttaaaaaaatttttatatcaaattggATCTCGACAAATTAAATGTATATCAGATGACCCCTTCCATCTGCTTGCAGTCTAATAGTGAACGTAAATATCTGATGTgacattattttttactttttttacattaattttgaTACTGACAtattaaatgtacatcatATTGCCCCTTCCGTCAAATGGTTCCTTTGAGTTTTAACGACAGATAGACGGAATGGGTAATATGACATACATTTAACATGTTAAGGTCAAAATTAATGTATAAATTTTTCGAGATTAAATTTGATGTACCATTGATTTTTTAAAGGGCAAATTATTAgtttacaaaagaaaaagaaatagtaAGGAATGGGCAGTCCACTTTTGACAATTTCATACCAAAAAGTCAAGGTTCAAGGGAGGACTGTCATTACCAAAAAAGTCTAGGCAGGAATTGTCATTCCGAgacaagaaattaaaatttagcTGCCCAAAAGTCCTGGGCATGTGCACGACGCAATTACTGGTACACAAGTTCTGGAACCCGAGGACTGACCAGCACTTCGAGAGGTGAGGCCTTGAGGTTAGTGAGCCCAATAGCTTCCTCCATGTCAATGGCTTCATCACCTGGCGCCTGAATATCAAAAGCATGGAGGAAAGAAGCGAGCGTGAGGCCTATGATTTGGAGGGCAAGTGAGATGCCAGGGCACATCCTCCTCCCACTCCCGAAAGGTATGAGGTCGAAGTTATGTCCCCTGACATCGAAGTCCTTGTGGGTGGTCAGGAACCTCTCAGGCCGGAACTCGGACGGGTCAGGCCACACGCGAGGGTCACGTTGTATCTTGTATAGGTTCAACACAAGCTGGGTGCCCCCGGGGACAAAGTAACCCGAGATATTGCTGTCCTCAATGGCCTCATGGGGGAGGGAAAGCGGGGCCGCAGGGTAGAGCCTTAGGGTCTCCTTGATGATTGCTTGGAGGTAAGGTAGGTTCTGGAGGTCCGATTCATTCACTTGCCGGTCCTTCCCAATCTGACCATCGAGTTCTTGCTGGACCTTCTTCAAGGCTTCCTTGTTGTTGAGCAGTAAAGAGACGGCCCATGTCATGGTCACTGTTGTAGTGTCTGTGCCAGCTAAAATCATCGCCTGTATataatattacataaattttgtttgatcatcaattcaccgaaaaaaattgtgaCCATCAGGAAAAGAATCGTAATAGTTAACCTTATCGTTTATAAATAACCAAGAACAAagacacatatatatgcactGTGTTTTTCCAAGATGTCCAAGTCCAACTTAATTTAAATAAGGCAATCTTACTTAATTTGTCAAATTATTTTCGTAAGATCCATGCCCCCTTCATGTCGTGCCAAATTAGTATGTCAGTGCCGCAGCAATTGGACAAAAGCCACTGACAAATAACAAGTGGACAAAGAACCTTAGTTACGTCTAGACCAAGATTTggtaaaagtgaaaaaagacAATTGGAAATGTGAGGGAGTACGATGAACTAAATGAATGACACTAaaccaatattttttttacttgcAGTGCGAACCCAGCTTCCCATTTGTGTAATTTTAGATGTTCAACCGCGTTGTGACGTGGCAACATGCAAATCCAAGTGGCAATCTCTAGCTAGATTCAACAAGTTACAACACAGCATGTGCATCAGTACATGCCTCCTGTATAATCCGTTTATGAGCACATCCATGTACTTGGTAATCTAATTCAAGAaaacgtatatatatagatattttgaAGCGCAAGCATTTCTTTGAAGACAGGTTAAATGCATGTCCCATGACAAACGTCACTATCTTGAAACTACTATGTAAACGTAACATGTTTAGAGCACGACATATTTGGTATTATATGTCACGATGCAAGAAGACTTACCATGCATGTAGCTTTGTTGATGGTATCGGAATCGTAACTGCTTATTTCTGCATCACCTAGAATAGATAACAAAACATCCATGAAGTCTTGCTCACTCTTTACCGCACCACCAGCCTCCCTGTCCGAGTTCCTCCTAGCCTTGTGCTCGTCCAACCACCGTTGCACCACCCGATCTAGCTCCTTGGCAGTCCTCTTCATGGCCTTCTCATGGCCGCCCAAGTCGAGCCACCTCAGGAACGGGAGCCCATCAGACACCACAAATCTCCCTATGAGCTCAATCCAGTCCCTCAAGGCCTTTCTCGCCTCCTCGTcgccttcatcatcatcattaaaCCGCTTTCCCACGATCATCTTGAACATTATGTTCACAGTTATGTTCCCGAACCACCTTTTCATGTCCACGAGTAATGATGATGCTGGTTCAGCCCTCGAATCACTGGTGCTAATGGTGTTCTTTTTTCGGTATTCCTGATATATGTCCCTCACCGAGGCGAGAACTTCAAACTCACGGACTTGCCTGAGGAGGCTGATCCGGTGGTTGGAAAGCAGCTCAAGGGTTGAGATCCTTCGCAAATGACGCCAGTATGGGCTGTATGGGCTGAAGCCTACCATCGCATACTTATAGGTCAATATCTCTGAGCCCATAGTCCTGGGCCGAGTGGCAAATGCCCGGTCGTTGGCGGTGAGGCACTCCTTTGCAAGTTCCCAAGTGTTCACCACCACGGCTCCGCGGAGACCCAACCTGATGGTGAAGATCGGGCCGTGCTTGTCGGCCATCTGAGCCAGGACCAAGTGAGCAGGGAGGGGACCGCCCAAGAGGTGGAGGTGACTGAGTAATGGCCACGAACCGCCTGCATCAGGGGCCGTTTTCATGCCCCTGGCTAATCGCTTCTTGGTATCATCTCCCTTCCTTGTAATAAGACTTGTTATGTAAAGAAGAGATATACATAACGCAAAGACGGTGGTGAGAATGATGGGAGCTGACAAAGAGTGATGAGCTAACTCCTCCATGAATGACTCTTCTTAACTAGTTGATTAGTGATCGAATTTAAGCGAGGGAGAACACAGATTGTGGAGAGGGAGGCGATGAAATCTAGCGATGCTCAACGACACAGTCATATATATGGAGGCTGGCCAGCCTAGAAGTATAGATGGTTCGGTTCACTGTATAGGTTAATCAACGTCTCATATGGGATGATAAATCTTCGTTGAACATTCttcgttctttttttttacaagaGTGATATGCTCATTGGCTCAAAGTTTATTTAgcattattttgttttaggagaATGTCTTGCATGTAACGTGTCAATCCCCTATTGGTTTGTAACGTGTCTTGCATACCTGCATCATCGCTGGAGAATAATTGTATTccaa
This genomic window contains:
- the LOC116193254 gene encoding cytochrome P450 CYP82D47-like, with amino-acid sequence MEELAHHSLSAPIILTTVFALCISLLYITSLITRKGDDTKKRLARGMKTAPDAGGSWPLLSHLHLLGGPLPAHLVLAQMADKHGPIFTIRLGLRGAVVVNTWELAKECLTANDRAFATRPRTMGSEILTYKYAMVGFSPYSPYWRHLRRISTLELLSNHRISLLRQVREFEVLASVRDIYQEYRKKNTISTSDSRAEPASSLLVDMKRWFGNITVNIMFKMIVGKRFNDDDEGDEEARKALRDWIELIGRFVVSDGLPFLRWLDLGGHEKAMKRTAKELDRVVQRWLDEHKARRNSDREAGGAVKSEQDFMDVLLSILGDAEISSYDSDTINKATCMAMILAGTDTTTVTMTWAVSLLLNNKEALKKVQQELDGQIGKDRQVNESDLQNLPYLQAIIKETLRLYPAAPLSLPHEAIEDSNISGYFVPGGTQLVLNLYKIQRDPRVWPDPSEFRPERFLTTHKDFDVRGHNFDLIPFGSGRRMCPGISLALQIIGLTLASFLHAFDIQAPGDEAIDMEEAIGLTNLKASPLEVLVSPRVPELVYQ